cATAAGAAATACTTCGAAGGTTAAAGCTCGTATTTATCAGCTAACATACGATCTGGCACACCATCATAATTGTAACGGTAGCTACATGCACTATTGcagggctatatatataatgtagagacaaataattatagtgacatgAGTACAAAGTAACTGCTGGGAatgttgtatacatgtatggtatACCTGTTACAGACAAAATTTAATTTCTTATACGCTAATGTCATGCAGCTGTATGCCAGTTTGTGCTTGTGGCTAGGAATCATGGGAAACTACACATAATAATTCTGTATAACAAACTAAATAGAGCAACATAATTCTAGGCTCAAAAGATAatttaattatatacaagctacgttattataattattatatagaagtacatgtatcaaaTAAATGAGGAAAAGAAATTAAAAAACGGAATTAACGGCATGCATGTTTGCTCATAATTATCTGTCTTTAAATTCTGTAAAATATGTACGCAGAACTTTTGTTGCAGGGCTTTATCCGATACTGTGATGCAGACGCtacacataaaattataacaaaccgcataattatactttacaaTTAAGAGGGAGAAAAATGTGTTTATACAGCAGAATGTGGCCCCATGCAGCACTCACTCCACTCCTCTTTAGGGGAGGTATAGACAATGCTTTCTTTCGTTATGTAAGCAGTTTCAACATCACAAGTGGCCCTCCAGCAAACCAATGCAAGCATTGAGTATTGAACATTCTTATATATGTACGTAAAAATGGTATTGTGCACATGTCTGTAGCAAGGAGAATATTTCACAGTGCATGGGACGATTGCTTGCCTATAAAGCTTGCATCTAATTATACAACATGCATGGTCTAATATTAGTTGAAAAAATCATTCCCCTACTCTTTTTAGGCTCAACTCTTCTAGGGGGAATGCTTGTGTAAATAGAAGACATAGCAGTGTTGACACAATTATGACCATTCCTAtaatggcaataattattagggtAATATTAGGTAAACTGCATGTGCTGTCCCTCCCTCGCTAACTGTATAGTGGAATGTATTCATGCAAACAAGAGGTTAACAATTAAGGCTCTGCATGCAACATCATGTAATGACTGTGTGACACTTACGTACCATGTAACAATTGTATTTGTATGTATAATATGATGCTTACTATTATGGTATTCATAAACCCACACACAAGGAAGTACATCCTACACagataattaataattatagcacactAATTAGAAGTGAGGGGGATTTTGCTAGCTTGCAGCCTCATGTCATTGATCTTTGAGTGCTGAAGTATGCAACAATTTAGGTGGCTTTGTCTAGTATAAAACAGGCAGCTACAAGAGCAAGAAAACAAACAGAAACAACTTATACAATACCTGCAAACAGCAAGCAAACTCTTCAACTACAAAGATGTCACAAATCAGTCAAGCTCTCTTCAGTGCACAAATGATCACTCTCCTACTATGCAGTCTCAATCTATTCACTACTACAGGTGAGTTATAATAGTTTAACTATACtactatgcatgcaggctTGCACCTATACCAATTCAtaacgctatagctataggtcgccaacaactcggcctggggacgaggctacatgcatacatgcatgcaaagttgCCACTCACTGCATGAGTGAGCTCACAGCTGCTCTGCATGTGCAACTGATTAATCGTTTAGTATAGTTATTATGCAAACATTATTGGTTGTTCATTTGGACCTGCATGacaagtgtatatacatgcaaacaCTCACTATTCTTTCTAATTATGCAGCTGCTCCGATACAACTAGCCGTTAACCCACTCATCATCGAAACAGAACTGAACACATGGGCAAATTTCACTTGTACCCTCTCCTGCGAATTCAAAGACGACTTTAGGATTAGATGGTTTGCTGGAGATACTACCCTCCGAGGCCGACTAATTCGACATGGCAACCCATCAAAAATTATCGAAGAAGGTGACACCTGTGAATCCCTCGGCACAGAAGGGAAATTCTGGCAAATACTACGCATACGAGTGGATTCGATAGACCTTAACAAGACTCCCATACAGTGCACGGCCTCGCCTAAGACCAGCCAGAATACAGTCCACTTCAGCTCCTACTCTGTGCTGAAAGTAAAATTCAATGGTGAGCTAGCATACACTACTAATAagcaaataatattatagtattcGCAAATGTCATGATAATAATATCAATATTATACTAACAACACAATTGAAGAAAAATTAGACCCGCTACAAACTCGAGTGATGACCTAGTACACACTATAGTCATGGATCAACTTTACTCATATTTTTTCTACAGCTCCAGTACCCGAGGTTAAAGAGACTGTACCTAACTGCCATCAAACAGTACAAGGTGTGTAATACAGTAATCCTATGCAAAgtatagtattatagatcTACCCTACACACTAGACAAACACAAATTAACACTGGGTGCCTTACTGTAATCACATACCTACGTACTAGTCAATCGCCTGTACATGAAAACGAAGGATATAGCTAATTTGTCTTGACACCCCGGCCCCTTAACAccagataataattatacaacacatGATCTCTCTTAATTCCTATTGTGTGGGACTTACACACAAGACACAACACTTTCActgacctataattatggactgaATTATTCTAATATAACCCACTAAGTATCTAACCACTTTTTGTGGCCTATAGCACTTAACACCATGCACTTGAGGACTCAATAATTTTTTTCTCTACAGTTAATGATGAGTCGGTGACAGCAGCCCCTCAAGCCCAAACTACAAAGTCATCAGAACAAAGTGAAAAATCAAGCTAAAGCGTAAGAGTCCCAGCAAGACCTCTCCAATCTGAacactaattataattatagctaaacaataattttattatgatCACTGtgtctatattattatatatgtaGTGTGCATATACGTA
This is a stretch of genomic DNA from Halichondria panicea chromosome 1, odHalPani1.1, whole genome shotgun sequence. It encodes these proteins:
- the LOC135345671 gene encoding uncharacterized protein LOC135345671 isoform X1; the protein is MSQISQALFSAQMITLLLCSLNLFTTTAAPIQLAVNPLIIETELNTWANFTCTLSCEFKDDFRIRWFAGDTTLRGRLIRHGNPSKIIEEGDTCESLGTEGKFWQILRIRVDSIDLNKTPIQCTASPKTSQNTVHFSSYSVLKVKFNAPVPEVKETVPNCHQTVQVNDESVTAAPQAQTTKSSEQSEKSS
- the LOC135345671 gene encoding uncharacterized protein LOC135345671 isoform X3 gives rise to the protein MSQISQALFSAQMITLLLCSFNLFTTTAAPIQLAVNPLIIETELNTWANFTCTLSCEFKDDFRIRWFAGDTTLRGRLIRHGNPSKIIEEGDTCESLGTEGKFWQILRIRVDSIDLNKTPIQCTASPKTSQNTVHFSSYSVLKVKFNAPVPEVKETVPNCHQTVQVNDESVTAAPQAQTTKSSEQSEKSS